Proteins from a genomic interval of Mycobacterium conspicuum:
- a CDS encoding SRPBCC family protein produces the protein MTATRKLATTRDVNAPRQHVWDVMANGWTYSQWVVGNSRTRAVDSQWPAPGAAIRHSIGIWPMVINDQTTVESCTPKEELVLRAGLGWLGAARITLRLSDIPQGCHVEMIEVPVEGPMRLIPDRLTLTAIYPRNRECLFRLAAMAERFEPSQVG, from the coding sequence ATGACCGCGACTCGAAAGTTGGCGACGACCAGAGACGTGAACGCACCCAGACAACACGTTTGGGACGTGATGGCCAACGGATGGACCTATTCTCAGTGGGTGGTGGGCAACAGCCGCACCCGCGCCGTCGACTCGCAGTGGCCCGCGCCCGGTGCCGCCATCCGGCACTCGATCGGCATCTGGCCGATGGTGATCAACGACCAGACGACGGTCGAAAGTTGCACCCCCAAGGAAGAACTGGTGCTTCGCGCCGGCCTGGGCTGGCTTGGCGCCGCTCGGATAACGCTGCGGCTCAGTGATATTCCGCAGGGATGCCACGTCGAGATGATCGAGGTGCCGGTCGAAGGCCCGATGCGGCTGATTCCGGATCGATTGACGCTGACTGCCATTTATCCTCGGAACCGCGAGTGCTTGTTCCGGCTGGCGGCCATGGCCGAACGCTTCGAGCCCAGTCAAGTTGGTTAG